In a single window of the Flavivirga spongiicola genome:
- a CDS encoding deoxynucleoside kinase has translation MHIAIAGNIGAGKTTLTKLLAKHYKWEAQLEDVVDNPYLDDFYNQMERWSFNLQVYFLNSRFSQVLQIRQSGKDIIQDRTIYEDAHIFAPNLHAMGLMTNRDYENYRSLFDLMESLVQGPDVLIYLRSSIPNLVSQIHKRGRDYENSISIDYLSRLNERYEAWIHGYTKGKLLIIDVDNLNFVDNPEDLGSVINTIDAEINGLF, from the coding sequence ATGCATATTGCTATTGCTGGAAATATTGGTGCCGGAAAGACCACTCTCACAAAACTATTAGCAAAACATTATAAATGGGAAGCTCAACTGGAAGATGTTGTAGACAATCCTTATTTAGATGATTTTTATAACCAAATGGAACGCTGGAGTTTCAATTTACAAGTGTACTTTTTAAATAGTAGATTTAGTCAAGTATTGCAAATTCGTCAAAGCGGGAAAGACATTATTCAGGATAGAACCATTTATGAAGATGCTCATATTTTTGCGCCTAATCTACATGCTATGGGTTTAATGACAAATCGTGATTACGAAAACTATAGATCGCTGTTTGATTTAATGGAATCCTTGGTTCAAGGTCCAGATGTGTTAATTTATTTACGCAGTTCTATTCCTAATTTGGTATCTCAAATACATAAACGTGGTCGTGATTACGAAAACTCAATTAGTATTGATTATTTAAGTCGATTGAATGAGCGCTACGAAGCCTGGATTCATGGTTATACCAAAGGAAAACTATTAATTATAGACGTTGACAATTTAAATTTTGTAGATAATCCAGAAGATTTAGGAAGTGTTATAAATACTATTGATGCAGAAATAAATGGGTTGTTTTAA
- a CDS encoding carboxypeptidase-like regulatory domain-containing protein: MLLKSSLIYILFTVFLFSLQAQNVDYTLRGRILDQLQTPLESATIICGNKSIGATTDKNGFFNLSLRGTPEDVLSISFLGYKKKEINIQNFLSLPNHIIYLEQDIITLGEIIIGNKNLDDEISPRDFFKKIHKSFNNSLPNYNYVSKAYYKEKVKYNDKYVLFAQGLGYAINMGNLHNASYLSRYKFFYKNTKLANIDSLWKESVKKKYNLEHGSWLNGSANLNQYLRLIKYGVLSKNWKKYNFELDSIYYKNHQKVYRVSFKGEKYNGYMDCFAKNLKILEIRYDTTDFPTNPFRKYIKTNISILLHYFNDTVFLSNMTSSYNFKKAYHVNTIKIISQKFSEFKMTSDEYWGANAISRNPYIFCSPNEWQRLKIENDSKIEIIKRDLAPNTTLEIQYLNNSGKWFYPSNNSSSYKNQFLKKMKQVEDKFYLNK, translated from the coding sequence ATGTTGTTAAAAAGTAGCCTTATATATATATTATTTACAGTTTTTCTATTTTCTCTACAGGCGCAAAATGTTGATTATACCCTTAGGGGAAGAATACTTGACCAACTCCAAACTCCCTTAGAAAGTGCTACAATTATATGTGGTAATAAAAGCATAGGAGCTACAACCGATAAAAATGGTTTTTTTAACCTAAGTTTAAGGGGTACGCCAGAAGATGTATTAAGTATTTCATTTCTTGGGTATAAAAAAAAAGAGATTAATATCCAGAACTTTTTGAGCTTACCAAATCACATTATTTATTTGGAGCAAGATATTATAACGCTTGGCGAGATAATAATTGGAAATAAAAATTTAGATGATGAAATATCTCCAAGAGATTTTTTCAAAAAAATACATAAAAGTTTTAATAATAGTCTTCCCAACTATAATTATGTATCTAAAGCTTATTATAAAGAGAAGGTAAAATATAATGACAAATATGTACTTTTTGCTCAGGGTCTAGGGTACGCCATAAACATGGGTAATTTACATAATGCATCTTATTTGTCTAGATATAAATTTTTTTATAAAAATACCAAGTTAGCCAATATTGACTCTCTTTGGAAAGAGAGTGTTAAGAAAAAATATAATTTAGAACATGGTTCTTGGCTAAATGGATCAGCTAATTTAAACCAATATTTAAGGCTTATAAAATATGGTGTTTTATCAAAAAATTGGAAAAAATATAATTTTGAGCTAGATTCTATTTATTATAAAAACCATCAAAAAGTATATAGGGTAAGTTTTAAAGGAGAAAAATATAATGGTTACATGGATTGTTTTGCAAAAAATTTAAAAATCCTTGAAATTAGATATGACACCACAGATTTCCCAACCAATCCCTTTAGGAAATATATAAAAACTAACATATCAATTTTATTGCACTATTTTAATGACACCGTATTTTTGTCAAATATGACATCTTCTTACAATTTTAAAAAAGCTTATCATGTAAATACTATAAAAATCATATCTCAAAAATTTAGCGAGTTTAAAATGACGTCAGATGAATACTGGGGAGCTAATGCAATTTCTAGAAACCCATATATCTTTTGTTCCCCAAATGAATGGCAAAGATTGAAGATTGAAAATGATTCAAAAATAGAGATTATAAAGAGAGATTTAGCACCAAATACAACTTTAGAAATTCAATACTTGAATAACTCAGGTAAATGGTTTTATCCTTCAAATAACAGTTCAAGTTATAAAAACCAATTCTTAAAAAAAATGAAACAGGTTGAGGATAAGTTTTACTTAAATAAATGA
- a CDS encoding response regulator transcription factor — MNKHTTILLAEDEPALGQIIKESLETRQFEVLLCNNGETAFEVYKNSNPELLVLDVMMPKKDGFSLAKDIRATDDSIPIIFLTAKSQTQDVVEGFSIGGNDYLKKPFSMEELIVRINNLLHRAKLQKTSELLQIGSYTFNFTKQTLQFKKQENKQLTHREAHLLFHLIKNKNQVLDRSLILNKLWGNDDFFNARSMDVFITKLRKKLNQDETIQIINVRGFGYKLIC; from the coding sequence ATGAATAAACATACGACTATACTTTTGGCTGAGGATGAACCCGCTTTAGGACAGATAATTAAAGAGAGTTTAGAAACAAGGCAATTTGAAGTTTTACTATGTAATAATGGCGAAACTGCCTTTGAAGTTTATAAAAACTCGAACCCGGAATTATTAGTTCTAGATGTTATGATGCCAAAAAAAGATGGTTTTTCATTAGCTAAAGACATTAGAGCTACAGACGACAGTATTCCTATAATATTTTTAACGGCAAAGTCTCAAACACAAGATGTTGTTGAAGGTTTTTCTATAGGGGGAAATGATTATTTGAAAAAACCCTTTAGCATGGAAGAGTTAATTGTTAGAATTAACAATCTACTTCATAGAGCAAAACTTCAAAAAACATCAGAATTATTACAAATTGGAAGCTACACATTCAATTTCACCAAACAAACACTTCAATTTAAAAAACAGGAAAACAAACAATTAACACATCGAGAAGCACATCTATTATTTCATTTAATAAAAAACAAAAATCAAGTTTTAGATCGCTCTTTAATTCTAAATAAACTCTGGGGAAATGATGATTTTTTTAATGCCCGTAGTATGGATGTATTTATTACTAAACTTCGTAAAAAGTTAAATCAGGACGAGACTATACAAATTATTAATGTTCGCGGATTTGGTTATAAATTAATTTGTTGA
- a CDS encoding TonB-dependent receptor — protein MKFKITMLLFLVTSSLLAQIRLEGVVKDSIGNPFELANVVAINQKTNALDSYGITNDQGRYKLSLKKNTAYKIQVSYIGTKKSEELLETKEETITKDFILEYDNTLDEIELVYEMPVTIKGDTIIYNADSFNRGTERKLEDVLENLPGVEINDDGDVEVEGKVVSKVMVEGKDFFDGDSKLATKNIPSNAVDKVEVLKNYAEVGQLRGVTNNQDNIAINIKLKEGKKNFWFGNITAGGGTANENELYLFQPKLFYYSPEYSINVITDLNNLGEIAFTRRDYFNFTGGFRGPSRQSGTNINLGSNNLGFLTTQNNRAKDINTKFGAANFSWSPNKSLDLSGFTIFSNSKTELQENRDVQYTNPDLGIPEESTRNNTIQRSDLGMIKLSGKYKPNANNQLDYDILGRVSKESQDQGFFSSVIGDINQLEKSSPYSINQNLNYYYTLDDTNIFALEIQHLLQDEDPFYNAILEDKVNYDDTANNLGLDGAQLDYNIAQDKRVKSNQTDAKLDYWNILNNKSDINFTLGTILSSQKFDSNIFQFLDDGSQFNPTPTINGGIDTNTIKYDFSDVYLGVHYRLKSGIFTFTPGFSAHAYSAKNTQFNNQVTDNFFRLLPDFNMRMQLKKSEQIVLNYGMRTQFTDVSKFASGLVLNNYNALFSGNPDLESALSHNVNLSYFSFNMFNYTNVFANINYNKSIDNIRNTSIFEPGSVIRVSSPFNSGFADESLSASGRFERTFGKLKANVRGNFNYSKYNQFIQNEQSVNESFSQTYRAGLRTNFRKAPNIDIGYRYSIQDNNQGANNTKFFTKAPSIEVDALILKSFTFRTDYTYNDFSDASGTINSYEFLNASLSYRKNKDAKLEYEIKATNLFDTKSQNNSSTSNISVSATEYYIQPLFLSFRLRYEL, from the coding sequence ATGAAATTTAAAATAACCATGTTACTCTTTCTGGTAACAAGTTCGCTTCTTGCTCAAATCAGGCTGGAAGGTGTCGTAAAAGATAGTATAGGGAACCCTTTTGAGTTAGCTAATGTTGTTGCTATAAATCAAAAAACAAATGCTTTAGATTCTTATGGAATTACAAATGATCAGGGGCGCTATAAACTTAGTTTGAAAAAGAATACAGCATATAAAATTCAAGTGAGTTATATCGGTACAAAAAAGAGTGAAGAACTATTAGAAACTAAAGAGGAAACGATCACTAAAGACTTCATATTGGAGTATGATAATACTTTAGATGAAATAGAATTAGTTTACGAAATGCCAGTGACTATAAAAGGAGATACAATTATTTATAACGCAGATTCTTTTAATCGAGGTACAGAAAGGAAATTAGAAGACGTACTTGAAAATTTACCAGGTGTAGAAATTAATGATGATGGAGACGTAGAAGTAGAAGGTAAAGTAGTCTCTAAAGTGATGGTTGAAGGGAAAGATTTTTTTGATGGTGATTCAAAGCTAGCTACAAAAAACATTCCATCGAATGCAGTAGACAAGGTAGAAGTACTTAAAAACTATGCAGAGGTTGGGCAATTAAGGGGGGTTACCAATAATCAAGATAATATTGCCATAAATATTAAATTAAAAGAAGGGAAGAAGAATTTTTGGTTTGGTAACATTACAGCAGGAGGAGGAACTGCAAATGAGAATGAATTGTATTTGTTTCAACCAAAATTGTTTTATTACAGTCCAGAATATAGTATCAATGTAATTACAGATTTAAATAATTTAGGAGAAATTGCCTTTACGCGGCGCGATTATTTCAATTTTACGGGTGGGTTTAGAGGTCCAAGTCGTCAAAGCGGAACCAATATTAATTTAGGGAGTAATAACCTCGGATTTTTAACAACACAGAATAATAGAGCAAAAGATATTAACACCAAATTTGGAGCAGCAAATTTTAGCTGGTCCCCTAATAAATCTTTAGACTTAAGTGGTTTTACTATTTTTTCTAATAGTAAAACAGAATTACAAGAAAATAGAGATGTGCAATATACAAACCCGGATCTTGGTATTCCAGAAGAAAGCACGAGAAATAATACGATTCAACGTAGTGATTTGGGCATGATAAAACTATCTGGCAAGTATAAGCCTAATGCTAATAATCAATTAGATTATGATATTTTAGGTCGCGTATCAAAAGAATCACAAGACCAAGGGTTTTTCTCATCTGTTATTGGGGATATTAATCAGTTAGAAAAATCAAGTCCTTATAGTATTAATCAGAATTTAAACTATTACTATACACTAGACGACACTAACATTTTTGCATTAGAAATTCAGCATTTGCTACAGGACGAAGATCCCTTTTATAATGCTATTTTAGAAGATAAAGTTAATTATGATGACACCGCGAATAATTTAGGTTTAGATGGCGCACAACTAGATTATAATATAGCACAAGATAAACGAGTTAAGTCGAACCAAACAGATGCAAAATTAGATTATTGGAATATCTTAAATAATAAAAGTGATATTAATTTCACTTTAGGAACCATATTAAGCAGCCAAAAATTCGACTCTAATATTTTTCAGTTTTTAGATGATGGTTCCCAATTTAACCCAACACCAACCATTAATGGTGGTATAGACACAAACACTATTAAGTATGATTTTAGTGATGTGTATTTAGGTGTACACTATAGGTTGAAGTCAGGTATTTTTACATTTACGCCAGGTTTTTCAGCACATGCTTACAGTGCGAAAAACACGCAATTTAATAATCAGGTAACCGATAATTTTTTTAGATTACTACCGGATTTTAATATGAGAATGCAACTTAAAAAGAGTGAGCAAATTGTTTTAAACTATGGAATGCGAACGCAGTTTACAGATGTGTCTAAATTTGCAAGTGGTTTGGTACTTAATAATTATAATGCTTTGTTTTCTGGTAATCCGGATCTGGAAAGTGCCTTATCTCATAATGTAAATTTGTCCTATTTTAGTTTTAATATGTTTAATTATACGAATGTGTTTGCTAATATTAATTATAACAAAAGCATAGATAATATAAGAAACACATCTATTTTTGAACCCGGAAGTGTGATACGGGTTAGTTCACCATTTAATTCGGGCTTTGCAGACGAAAGTTTAAGTGCCAGTGGAAGGTTTGAACGTACCTTTGGAAAATTAAAGGCGAATGTGAGAGGTAATTTTAACTATTCAAAATATAACCAGTTTATACAGAACGAACAGTCTGTAAATGAAAGTTTTTCACAAACGTATAGAGCAGGGTTACGGACTAATTTCAGAAAAGCACCCAATATTGATATTGGATATCGTTATAGCATTCAAGATAACAACCAAGGCGCTAATAATACGAAGTTCTTTACAAAGGCACCTTCAATAGAAGTTGATGCGCTTATATTAAAATCTTTTACATTCAGAACAGACTATACCTATAATGATTTTAGTGATGCATCAGGCACTATAAATAGTTATGAGTTTTTAAATGCGTCCTTATCTTATCGAAAAAATAAAGATGCTAAGCTTGAGTATGAAATAAAAGCAACAAATTTATTTGATACGAAGTCGCAGAATAATAGTAGTACAAGTAATATATCTGTAAGTGCAACAGAATATTACATTCAACCATTGTTTTTATCATTTAGGTTACGTTACGAGTTGTAA
- a CDS encoding GLPGLI family protein, whose protein sequence is MKQLLVVLLAFLFSNSTVAQDFQGIATYKTKRQLDVKLDSTQMNSEMHQRMIAMLKKQFEKTYILTFNKEASIYKEDEKLEAPQTAGVQMLFVSADGSDILYRNIKENRFTSQNEVFGKIFLIKDVLKKEDWTLESETKNIGDYTCYKATTKRVVEVVESGISVNGDKDLDAGQEEEPQMEEITITAWYTLQIPVNTGPAGYYGLPGLILEVHDGQETIICSKVVLNPKNKVAIKEPTKGKEITQEKFEEVVEKRMQEERERYNPDRNSGDSERIEIRIGG, encoded by the coding sequence ATGAAACAGTTATTAGTTGTATTGCTAGCATTTTTATTTTCTAACAGCACCGTTGCTCAAGATTTTCAGGGAATTGCTACTTACAAAACAAAAAGACAATTAGATGTTAAACTAGATAGTACACAAATGAATTCTGAAATGCATCAACGTATGATAGCGATGCTAAAAAAGCAATTTGAGAAAACCTATATCTTAACTTTTAATAAGGAAGCGTCTATTTATAAAGAAGATGAAAAACTCGAAGCACCACAAACGGCAGGTGTGCAGATGCTATTTGTATCTGCTGATGGATCGGATATTTTATATCGAAATATAAAAGAAAATCGATTTACATCTCAGAATGAGGTGTTTGGTAAAATATTTCTAATTAAAGATGTGCTTAAAAAAGAAGACTGGACCTTAGAAAGCGAGACAAAAAATATTGGTGATTATACTTGTTATAAAGCAACTACAAAACGTGTGGTTGAAGTTGTAGAAAGTGGGATTAGTGTTAATGGGGATAAAGACTTAGATGCCGGGCAAGAGGAAGAACCGCAAATGGAGGAAATAACAATTACGGCATGGTATACACTTCAAATACCTGTAAATACTGGTCCAGCTGGATATTATGGCCTTCCGGGGTTGATTTTAGAAGTACATGATGGTCAGGAAACTATTATATGTAGCAAGGTGGTCTTAAACCCAAAAAATAAAGTAGCCATAAAAGAACCAACTAAAGGCAAAGAGATCACTCAGGAAAAATTTGAAGAAGTTGTTGAAAAAAGAATGCAGGAAGAAAGAGAGCGTTACAATCCAGATAGAAATAGTGGTGACAGTGAAAGAATAGAAATTAGAATTGGTGGTTAG
- a CDS encoding GLPGLI family protein: MNTNSIRLATFVFLLLMTSMSFAQKDFQGKAYYQTKTTLDMSRFEGRQISEDQKKRISERMKSMFEKTYILTFNQIESIYKEEEKLEAPGARTGRWRGMMSSFTAGDQYKNVKEQTLLQDQEFFGKQFLIKDSLPQLKWVMGSETKQIGKYTCFKATAAKKNTDFDFNSFRRPPNREGNTEKDSTQTKNLSTKEENPNLVEVVVWYTPQIPINQGPGEYWGLPGLILEVNEGRTTILCSKIIMNPEEKGVIKAPSKGKEVSKEAYHAIVKKKTEEMRENFSRGGGRPGGRRR, from the coding sequence ATGAATACAAATTCTATAAGATTAGCAACTTTTGTTTTTTTGCTTTTAATGACTTCCATGTCATTTGCTCAAAAAGACTTTCAGGGAAAGGCATATTATCAAACTAAAACAACTCTGGATATGAGTAGGTTTGAAGGAAGACAAATAAGTGAAGATCAAAAAAAACGTATTTCAGAGCGCATGAAAAGCATGTTTGAAAAAACATATATTCTAACGTTTAATCAAATAGAATCTATTTATAAGGAGGAGGAAAAACTTGAAGCCCCTGGTGCTCGAACTGGGCGTTGGAGAGGTATGATGAGCAGTTTCACGGCAGGCGATCAATATAAAAATGTCAAAGAGCAAACATTATTACAAGACCAAGAGTTTTTTGGGAAGCAATTTTTGATTAAAGATTCCTTACCGCAATTAAAATGGGTTATGGGCAGTGAAACAAAGCAAATAGGGAAGTATACCTGTTTTAAGGCAACAGCTGCAAAAAAGAATACTGATTTTGATTTCAATAGCTTTAGAAGACCTCCGAATAGAGAAGGAAATACTGAGAAAGATTCTACTCAGACAAAAAACCTTTCTACAAAAGAAGAAAACCCTAATCTTGTTGAGGTAGTGGTATGGTATACCCCTCAAATTCCGATAAATCAAGGTCCGGGGGAGTATTGGGGGCTACCAGGTTTAATTTTAGAAGTTAATGAAGGGAGAACCACTATTTTATGTTCTAAAATTATTATGAATCCAGAAGAGAAAGGAGTCATTAAAGCGCCATCAAAAGGAAAAGAAGTATCAAAAGAAGCATACCATGCTATAGTAAAAAAGAAAACCGAAGAAATGCGAGAAAACTTTAGTAGAGGAGGTGGTCGTCCAGGTGGAAGAAGAAGGTAG
- a CDS encoding sensor histidine kinase, with the protein MNDLRYRWILYIIVFVILSTISVQVYWNYKNYLASKQQLINSVQTSLDNAIETYFANLAETNTLAFAFDRGLNEDISPNEYLLDSIANDIEVFTSNISKLDSLDIELNEELSLLKDLESDSLVEYVFKDVTKRGKLTNRIILKKPIDSAMEVSHINNFKMLTSKVLISMTHDSLQLNKIDSLLRNDFNRKKLKINYRLSYKNSITNTEQFAKNPIKKGSLVLSSKSTFLPSHSDLKIHFSNETKIILKRILTSILISTLLVLAVISCLFYLLKIIKQQKQLAEVKNDLISNITHEFKTPIATIGVALESIKNFNVIDNKEKTKTYLDMSSSQLSKLNIMVEKLLETATLDSESLELKKETYNVAEILLSIVEKHKMQTEVKTITYHPSSKSIMANLDVFHFENAINNILDNAIKYGGHSIIIDLAQNLSTVTISISDSGNSLTKATKDKIFEKFYRIPKGNTHDVKGFGIGLYYTKKIVEKHGGSIQLDLDNNLTTFKIHLPNE; encoded by the coding sequence ATGAATGACTTAAGGTATCGATGGATTTTATATATCATAGTATTTGTTATACTAAGTACTATAAGCGTTCAAGTGTATTGGAACTACAAAAACTATCTTGCTAGTAAGCAACAATTAATTAATAGCGTACAAACAAGTTTAGATAATGCTATTGAGACTTATTTTGCAAATCTTGCCGAAACAAACACATTAGCATTTGCTTTTGATAGAGGGCTTAATGAAGACATATCTCCCAATGAATATCTTTTAGACAGCATCGCCAACGATATCGAAGTATTTACAAGTAACATTTCTAAATTAGACTCATTAGACATTGAATTGAATGAGGAACTTTCTTTATTAAAAGATTTGGAGTCCGATAGTTTAGTTGAATATGTTTTTAAAGATGTCACAAAAAGAGGGAAACTTACAAATAGAATCATCTTAAAAAAACCTATAGATTCAGCTATGGAAGTTTCACACATAAATAACTTTAAGATGCTCACTTCTAAAGTTTTAATTTCTATGACACATGATTCTTTACAATTAAACAAAATTGACAGTTTATTGCGCAACGACTTTAATAGAAAAAAGCTAAAAATTAATTACAGATTATCTTATAAAAATAGCATCACTAATACCGAGCAATTTGCTAAAAACCCTATTAAAAAAGGGTCTTTGGTACTATCTTCAAAATCTACTTTTCTACCAAGCCATAGTGATCTGAAAATTCATTTTTCCAATGAAACCAAAATTATTTTAAAGCGTATTTTAACAAGCATTCTTATTTCTACATTACTTGTATTAGCCGTTATAAGCTGCTTATTCTATCTTTTAAAAATCATTAAACAACAAAAGCAATTAGCCGAAGTAAAAAATGATTTAATAAGCAACATAACACACGAATTTAAAACCCCTATCGCCACTATAGGGGTGGCATTAGAAAGTATCAAAAACTTTAATGTTATTGATAATAAAGAAAAGACTAAAACCTATTTAGACATGTCCAGTAGTCAATTATCTAAGCTTAACATCATGGTTGAAAAACTTCTTGAAACTGCGACTTTAGATAGTGAAAGTTTAGAACTAAAAAAGGAAACTTATAATGTAGCAGAGATATTACTCTCTATTGTTGAAAAACATAAAATGCAAACCGAAGTAAAAACGATCACCTATCATCCTTCATCCAAATCCATAATGGCTAATTTAGATGTATTTCATTTTGAAAACGCTATCAATAACATTTTAGATAATGCTATTAAATATGGCGGCCATTCTATTATTATTGATTTAGCTCAAAATTTGTCTACAGTTACAATTTCTATTTCCGATTCTGGAAATTCACTCACAAAAGCAACTAAAGACAAAATTTTCGAAAAGTTTTATCGCATCCCTAAGGGAAATACCCATGATGTAAAGGGGTTTGGTATTGGATTATATTATACTAAAAAAATCGTAGAAAAGCATGGTGGTTCGATTCAATTAGATTTAGATAACAATCTTACAACGTTTAAAATACACCTTCCAAATGAATAA